A window of Enoplosus armatus isolate fEnoArm2 chromosome 3, fEnoArm2.hap1, whole genome shotgun sequence contains these coding sequences:
- the LOC139282558 gene encoding GTP-binding protein Rheb-like produces MPQPKHRKIAVIGYRSVGKSSLTIQFVEGQFVDSYDPTIENTFNKMVSVNGQDFNLQLVDTAGQDEYSIFHQSHSMDIHGYVLVYSVTSMKSFEVVQVLHDKLLDMVGKIQVPTVLVGNKKDLHMERVIKPEEGKKLADSWGAAFMESSAKENETAVEVFKRIILEMEKADGNAPPEEKKCAVM; encoded by the exons GAAAATCATCTCTTACAATACAGTTTGTGGAAGGACAGTTTGTTGACTCCTATGACCCCACCATCGAAAACA CCTTTAACAAAATGGTCAGCGTGAATGGTCAAGACTTCAATCTTCAGCTGGTTGATACAGCTGGACAA GATGAGTACTCAATTTTTCACCAATCCCACTCAATGGACATCCATGGGTATGTCCTTGTGTATTCAGTGACTTCCATGAAAAG tTTTGAAGTTGTGCAGGTTCTACACGACAAGCTGCTAGACATGGTTGGGAAGATTCA GGTCCCAACAGTTCTTGTAGGGAACAAAAAAGATCTCCACATGGAAAG GGTTATTAAgccagaggagggaaaaaaacttgCTGATTCCTGGGGTGCTGCATTCATGGAGTCCTCGGCCAAGGAGAATGAG ACTGCTGTGGAGGTTTTCAAGCGGATCATTTTGGAGATGGAGAAAGCGGATGGAAACGCACCCCCGGAGGAGAAGAAGTGCGctgtgatgtag
- the LOC139282693 gene encoding activin receptor type-1B-like — translation MANLRISLAVVAVQAVLYRTCQALWCNCTTAQCEKTGSLCETDGACMASTSFIDGQEQHIRICITRDKLVPPGQPFYCRSAEGLLNIHCCYTDYCNSIDLQVPSVTTQSGLGGGYGPGGTWGLVELVAVIAGPLFLLCLLLLVGVFLYQYHQRAYSHRQRLEVEDPSCDHLYLAKDRTLQDLIYDLSTSGSGSGLPLFVQRTVARTIVLQEIIGKGRFGEVWRGRWRGGDVAVKIFSSREERSWFREAEIYQTIMLRHENILGFIAADNKDNGTWTQLWLVSDYHEHGSLFDYLNRYSVTTEGMIKLALSAASGLAHLHMEILGTQGKPGIAHRDLKSKNILVKKNCTCAIADLGLAVRHDSSTDTIDIAPNQRVGTKRYMAPEVLDETINMRHFDSFKCADIYALGLVYWEIARRCNSGGIHEEYQLPYYDLVPSDPSIEEMRKLVCDQKLRPNIPNWWQSYEALRVMGKIMRECWYANGAARLTALRIKKTLSQLSIQEDIKV, via the exons CCCTGTGGTGTAACTGCACCACTGCCCAGTGTGAGAAGACTGGCTCCCTGTGTGAGACCGATGGAGCCTGCATGGCCTCAACTTCCTTCATTGATGGCCAAGAGCAGCACATCCGTATCTGCATCACACGGGACAAACTTGTTCCCCCCGGACAACCGTTCTACTGCCGCAGTGCAGAGGGCTTGCTCAACATCCACTGCTGCTACACTGACTACTGCAACAGCATTGACCTCCAAGTACCCTCAG TTACGACTCAGTCAGGACTGGGGGGAGGCTACGGCCCAGGTGGGACGTGGGGGCTGGTGGAACTAGTCGCTGTGATTGCAGGGCCACTGTTCCTGCTGTGTCTGCTACTGCTGGTGGGTGTGTTCCTATATCAGTACCACCAGAGGGCCTACAGCCACAGGCAaaggctggaggtggaggaccCCTCCTGTGACCACCTCTACCTGGCCAAAGACAGGACCCTGCAGGACCTCATATACGATCTGTCCACATCTGGTTCAGGCTCCG GTCTGCCTCTGTTTGTCCAGCGGACTGTGGCCAGAACAATTGTCCTCCAAGAGATCATTGGGAAAGGGCGTTTCGGGGAGGTGTGGCGAGGACGTTGGAGAGGCGGTGACGTGGCGGTGAAGATCTTCTCATCCAGAGAGGAGCGCTCCTGGTTCCGTGAGGCGGAAATCTATCAGACCATCATGCTCCGCCATGAAAACATCCTGGGCTTTATTGCTGCTGACAACAAAG ACAATGGCACATGGACCCAGCTGTGGTTGGTGTCCGACTACCACGAGCATGGCTCTCTGTTTGACTACCTGAACCGCTACTCTGTCACTACTGAAGGGATGATCAAACTGGCACTGTCGGCTGCCAGTGGCCTTGCACATCTGCACATGGAGATTCTTGGAACACAAG GAAAGCCAGGCATCGCCCACAGAGACCTGAAGTCCAAGAACATCCTCGTGAAGAAGAACTGCACCTGTGCCATCGCTGACCTGGGCTTGGCTGTCCGTCATGACTCTTCCACAGACACCATAGACATCGCGCCTAATCAGAGGGTGGGCACCAAGAG GTACATGGCTCCAGAGGTCCTGGATGAGACGATCAACATGAGACACTTCGACTCGTTCAAATGTGCTGATATCTATGCTCTGGGGCTGGTCTACTGGGAGATTGCACGCCGCTGTAATAGTGGAG GTATCCACGAAGAGTACCAGCTGCCCTACTATGACCTGGTACCTTCTGACCCGTCCATAGAGGAGATGAGAAAGTTGGTGTGTGACCAAAAGCTACGACCCAACATCCCAAATTGGTGGCAGAGCTACGAG gCCTTGCGGGTTATGGGCAAAATCATGAGGGAGTGTTGGTATGCTAATGGAGCTGCCCGCCTGACCGCCCTGCGCATCAAAAAGACCCTGTCCCAGCTCAGCATTCAAGAGGACATTAAAGTCTGA
- the prkag1 gene encoding 5'-AMP-activated protein kinase subunit gamma-1, whose product MECLPVTIDDLEGKKDPVIEDPEHNVYTRFMKSHRCYDLVPTSSKLVVFDTSLQVKKAFFALVSNGVRAAPLWDSKKQCFVGMLTITDFINILHRYYKSPLVQIYELEEHKIETWRELYLQDSFKPLVSISPNASLYDAVSSLLKNKIHRLPVIDPLTGNTLYILTHKRILKFLKLFISEMPKPSFLRQTLEELNIGTFQNIAVVRTDTPLYTALGIFVEQRVSALPVVDDKGRVVDIYSKFDVINLAAEKTYNNLDVTVTKALQHRSQYFEGVLTCHRHETLEAIINRLVEAEVHRLVVVDEQEVVKGIVSLSDILQALVLTDGEEGTA is encoded by the exons ATGGAGTGT cttcCAGTAACAATTGATGATCTTGAGGGCAAAAAAGATCCGGTCATAGAAG ACCCAGAGCACAATGTGTACACCAGGTTTATGAAGTCCCACCGGTGTTACGACCTGGTACCTACCAGCTCCAAACTCGTTGTGTTTGATACATCACTTCAG GTCAAGAAGGCATTTTTTGCTCTTGTTTCTAATGGGGTAAGAGCTGCACCTCTGTGGGACAGCAAGAAGCAGTGCTTTGTTG GTATGCTAACCATCACAGACTTCATTAACATCCTTCATCGCTACTACAAATCTCCATTG GTTCAGATATATGAGTTGGAAGAACACAAAATTGAAACATGGAGAG AGCTGTACCTTCAAGACTCTTTCAAGCCCTTGGTTAGCATATCTCCCAATGCaag TTTGTATGATGCAGTATCATCTCTGCTGAAGAACAAGATCCACAGATTGCCTGTAATCGACCCcctgacaggaaacacactcTATATTCTCACACACAAGAGGATTCTCAAGTTTCTGAAGCTTTTT ATCTCAGAGATGCCAAAACCATCATTCTTGAGACAAACCTTAGAGGAACTCAACATCGGCACGTTCCAGAACATAGCAGTGGTCCGCACAGACACACCGCTGTACACGGCGCTGGGTATTTTTGTTGAGCAGCGAGTGTCAGCGCTGCCCGTTGTGGACGACAAAG GTCGAGTGGTGGATATATACTCAAAATTTGATGTTATA AACCTGGCAGCAGAGAAGACGTACAACAACCTGGATGTGACAGTGACCAAAGCATTGCAGCACCGCTCTCAGTACTTTGAAGGAGTGCTGACCTGCCACAGGCACGAAACTCTGGAGGCCATCATCAACAGACTGGTGGAGGCTGAG GTGCAcaggctggtggtggtggacgAGCAGGAAGTTGTGAAGGGAATTGTCTCCCTCTCAGATATTCTCCAGGCACTAGTGCTTACTGATGGAGAAGAGG GCACAGCTTGA